One Vicinamibacterales bacterium genomic window, GGACCTTCGTCGGCGTCGTCGTCGGCGCCACCGGCATCGTCACCTGCCGCGCCCGCGGCACTTGATGCACCTGACGCACCCGCCGCCCCGGCCGCGACTCCCTCCGCCCCGCCGCGGCGTCCGCGACGCCGGCGCCGGCGCTTGCGGCTGCCGTCGCCCTGGCCCGGCTGCGGGCCCTGGCCCTGCGGTCCGGTTCCGGTGGGCACGAAGCCCTCGAGTGAGCCACCCGTCGCCGGCGCGGCGGCCGGCTCGTCGTCATCGCGGTCACGCTCGCGGCGGATCGGCGCGTTGATCACCTCGGGCCGGTATTGCACGACGCCTTCGAGGGCGCGGACGCGGCGCTCGCTGAAATCGAGCCGGCTCGACAGCGACTCGACGCGCATGCGCAGGTTCTGCGCTTCGATGCCCATGCGGGTGGTTTCGAGCACGAGGTTGTGGAGCACCTCGTAGTAGAGCGCGTTCCACTCGGCGCGCGAGCGGTCGAACTCGATCTTGCGGCGCGACTCGCGCTTGAGCAGCATGACGTTGAATTCCGCCTGCTTGTGGATCACGTGCAGCAGGGGATTCGGGTTGAACATCAGCTTCAGCAGCGGGTTGAAGATCTTGCGCATCAGGCGCAGGATGCCGCGGTGCGTGGCGAAGATGTCCGCCTCGTCGGCGGTGTAGGGCGGCGTGATCGGCGCCGGCTCGGTGTTGACCGCCGGCCGGCTCTTGCGGAACTGCTCGAGCAGGTCGGAGCGGAGGTTGCGCGGCTCGAGGAACTTCTCGAGGCGCACCGACGCCAGCTCGCGGATTTGCTCTTCGGTGTAGTCGGCGCCGCGCTTCTCGAGAATGCGCTGGCGGATCTGCTTCATGATCTGCTCGACGTCGACCGACTCGGAACGAATAGTGAACTCGCTCATCGACTTAGGACCTCAGGACACGGACTTCGGCTGCTGCCGCCGCTTCCGGCTGGCAAACTCGGGTGCTTCTGCGATGCAGGTGCCGAGGATGCCGAGTGACTGCTTGAATGCGTGCATGCCGGCACGCGTGATCGCGGCGGGCGACTCGCCCACCTGCGGAAAGCCATTGGCATCGGGAGTCAGCTTCTCCCAGTTCTCGAACAGGCGCCCCCACGGGCTGGCCAGCGCCTCGCGCATCTGGCGCTCGGCGTTCATCGGGTACCAGAAGCTGTCGTGGTAAATCACGCTGGCGATGTAGGCCCAGGGCGCGAGCACCGTTTTCAACGACCACTCGATCGGTTTGCGCAGCGGCCCCCAGTAGATGTGGTGCTGCATCTTCGAGGCGAAGGTCATGTTCTTGAAGGGACCGGTGAACTGCCAGTTTTCCTTCGCCGCCTCGAGGTCGCCGACGATCTCGAGGTCGCGCGGGTCGCCGCAGCCGAGGCCGCGGTCGTGCGCCAGCCGGATGTACTTGATCGACATCGGGTCCATGCCCATCAGCTTGGCCGCCACCGCGTCGATGGCGACCTGGTCCGAACTGGCCAGCATCACGTTCTTGACGTGCGGCACCATGCAGCGCGGCCCGGGGCCGTCGCCGGCGAAGGTGCCGTCCATCACGGCGAACACGCCGCGGTGGATCTTCTTCTGGATCATCAGCAGGTCGACGAGGGTCTCGTGGATCACCGGGTGGGTCCAGTGGCGGCGCTCGTTCAGGAGCCCGCCAAACGCGTTCTTCATCGCCCCCGTCGTCGTCGTGAAGACGTGGGTCTTCACGGTCGGGAGGTGGATGATGTTCTCCCCGATGAAGCGCTTCGGGATCATGAAGCCGTCGGGGTAGACCTGGTTCAGGCAGAGGAACCGGTCGGCGAGCTCGCTGCCGACGGCGTCACGGACGTTGATCCAGGGTTCGTTGCCTTCGTAGAGGTGGACGTTGCGGATGCCGTGGGCCCGCACCACCGGCAGCTGCTTGTTCTCGGCTTCGCCCAGGTGGGCGTCGATCACCACGGTGCGGTTGTGGCAGGCATGGATCAGCGACGGGTCGTAGCCGTCCTGCTTCATCGCGCGGATGACGCCGTCCAGCTGCCACGGCGTGGTCGAGCAGCCGGGGAAGAAGAAATGCCACGAGATGTTGACCTTGAGCGCGGTATCGGCGTCCTTGGCGATGACGTCCTGGTAGCCGGCGAGGTTCATCACCGCGTGCGTGTCCCGGAGGACCGTCGCGGGCGAAGTCTTGAGTATGGCGACTTTTGAACGCGTCACGTGCCAGTTACGACGCGTACGGCCGATAGATGATCAGGACTACCGCAATGCCCCACAACGCCACGCAACTTAGCAGCGGGCGATCCCGCAACAGCATGTCCGAGGGGCTGCCGCCGCCGTGCTTGCGATGCACGAGGTACAGGTACCGGAAAATGCCGTAGATCGGGAACGGCGTGGTCAGCACCAGCAACGGGGTGCCAAACCGCTCGGCCGTCTCGGGGCTCGCGCAGTAGATGACGTAGACGACGAGTGTTGCCGCCGCCACGATCGCGATCATCTGATCGAGCAAGTACGGATCGTACTCCTCCAGAATTCGCCGGTGTCCCGACGCCCCATCGGCCAGCGCGGTGATTTCGTGCCGCCGCTTGGCCAGGCCCAGGAACAATGCCAGCAGGATGGTGCAGACCAGCAGCCAGTCGCTGATCGGCACTCCGATTACCAAACCACCTGCCACGGCCCGCAACACGAAGCCTATCGCGATCGTCATCACGTCGAGGATCACGACATGCTTGAGCACGTGCGTGTACAAGACGAAGAGCGCCAGGTACGCCGCGGCAGTCAACGCAAATACCGGCCGCAGCGCGTACGCGGCGGCCAACGCGGCCACGCTCAGGCCAATCGCCCACGCGAGGGCGGTGCCGGCGCCGAGCGCGCCTGAGGCGATCGGCCGCAGCCGCTTGAGCGGATGCCGGCGATCGGCCTCGCGATCCGAGACGTCGTTGATCAGGTAGACGCACCCGGAGAGCACGCAAAAAATCAAAAAGGCCGCCGAAGCAAGCGCCAAGGCGGCCGGGTCGAGCAATTTAACGGCAAAAATCAGCGCCGCAAAGACAATAAGGTTCTTGGTCCACTGATCCGGGCGGAGCGAAACGATCAGATTCGCGACCTCGGACCGCGTTCCCACTTACTTGTAGCTCTTGACGGCTTCCGCCTCCGAATCGAAGGTGTCGAATACCGTCAGCAACTTGGTGATCGACAGCAGGTCTTCGATCCGCTTGGTCAGGTTCAGCAGCTTGAGGCTGCCACCCTGCCGGCTGACCGTGGTGTAGGTGCGCACCACTTCGCCGAGGCCCGCGCTGTCGATGTAAGGCACGCCTTCGAGATTGAGCAACAGCTTCTTCTTGCCGGCGGCCAACAGGCTGTTGATCTTGTCTTTCAGCAACTCGTCGCCCTCGCCCAGGGTCATCTTGCCCTTGAGGTCGAGCACGGTCACCTCGTTCACGGTGCGTTCGACGATTTCCATTCGCTTAGTTCCCCTGCGTCGAGAAAACCCTTACAACACGGGCGTTTAGACGCCCCAAAAAGGTGCCGAATGTTACCACATTGCCGGCGGCGCGCGGCCGCCGGCAATGTGTAAGGCTATTCGCTCTCGCGTCGTGCTTTCTTGCGATTACGCTTCCGGGCGAGCGCCTGCTTCGCGCGGCGCTTGTCACCGGGCTTCAAGTAGAAGGAGTGCTTCTTGATGTCCTTGATGATGTCTTCCTGCTGCACCTTGCGCTTGAAACGTCGCAACGCGCTTTCGATCGACTCACCTTCCTGCAATTTCACTTCGGCCATCTGTAGTCACCCCCTCTCGACCAGAATTCATCCGGATCGTCACATCACGAGATCCGGGTCCCCTCGGCGCCCAATTGGCGGACGGGACAAGTATGCTAGGCTATCACAAACACAGACCCTGCCCACACCACAAACCAGGGCAGCCGATGACACGGATTGCACAGATAAACACTGTGTTATCTATTACTTACAGATACAGTCGCCGGGTTGTTCAACTCGGTTCTTCACGTAAAAGTCATTCGCCCTAACAATCCAATGCGCATCCTCGTTATTGGCTCCGGCGCGCGCGAGCACGCCCTGTCCTGGAAGCTGGGCCAGGAACCGCAGGTTGACTACTTACTCTGCGCTCCTGGCAACCCCGGAATGCATGTGGAGTCCGGCGCCGATGTGGCGTCCGGCTTCAGCCGGACTATTCCCTTCAATACCGTTCCCCTCGACATCCTCGACATCGACGCAGTGGTCCAGCTGGTCGAGCGCGAGCGGATCGATCTCACCGTGGTGGGCCCGGAAGCTCCGCTCGGACGCGGGCTCGCCGACCGGCTGGCCGCCGAAGGCCGGCGCGTGTTCGGCCCGACCCGCGCCGCCGCCCAGCTCGAGACCAGCAAGGCCTTCGCCAAGGACTTCATGGCGCGCCACCGCGTGCCCACCGCGCACTACCGTGTCTGCACGAGCGCGGAAGAAGCAACGGCCGCGATCCGCTCCGGAGAATTTGGTGATGCGTTGGTGGTGAAGGCCGACGGTCTGGCCGCCGGCAAGGGCGTGGTGGTGGCGCCGGATCGCGCGACGGCCGAAGCCGCCGTGCACGCCGCCATGGTCGATCGCAGCTTTGGCGATGCCGGGGCGCGCGTCGTGCTCGAGGAGATGCTGACAGGACCGGAAGTCTCGTTCTTCGTCGTCGCCGACGGCGAGGATTTCGTCCCCCTCCTGTCGGCGCAGGACCACAAGCGGATCTTCGACAACGACGAAGGGCCGAACACCGGTGGGATGGGCGCGTTCTGCCCGAGCCCACTGATGAGCGCCGCGCTGCAGGAGCGCGTCGTGCGCGAGATTGTCAGGCCCGTGCTCAACGGGATGGCCGCCGAGGGCACCCCGTACCGCGGGTTCCTCTACTGCGGCCTGATGCTGACGCCCACCGGCCCGAAGGTGATCGAGTTCAACGTCCGCTTCGGCGATCCTGAAGCGCAGGTTGTGCTTCCCCTGTTAAAGGAGCCGCTCGCCCCAGTCTTGTTGGCCGCAGCCCGTGGGGAATTGAAGTCGCCGTCATCTGTGCCATCTGCGGCCCTGGTTGATCCGGCGGCATCTGTGTCGGTCGGGGTCGTGTTAGCCGCCCATGGCTATCCCGGCGACGTTCGCTCCGGCGACGTCATCACCGGCCTGGACGAGGTGGCGCGCGACTGCCCGGATGTGTTGGTGTTTCACGCCGGCGTGAAACAGCGCGGCAACGACCTCGTCACCGCCGGCGGCCGCGTGCTCACCGTGGTGGCCACGGCGCCGTCGTTCGCGATCGCCATCGCCCGCGCCTACGAGGCGGCGAGCAAGATCCACTTCGACGGGATGCAGTTCCGGCGCGACATCGGCGCCAAAGCGATCGGCGCCGGATGATTTGTTGATCTCGTGATTTGGTGATTGGATGATTTGGGTTGCGGAATTTAGGAATTTAGGAATTTAGGAATTTAGGGACTTGGACTTCGGGACTTGGGGGGATTTGTCGGCTATCCGGAATCACCCACCCCTTAAATCATCAAATCCGTGACCAAAATCATCCAATCCCGTGACCAAAATCATCCAATCACCAACTCACGAGATCAACAAATCATCAAGGCGTGAGTAGCGCGTTGACCGCATCATCGATGTGGTTGCGGAAGGTGTTGGTGTTGTGGCCCTCCGGCACCTCGAGATAGGCCACCGGCGCGTTGACGCCGTCGAGCGTGGTGCGGAGGCGGCGGGCGCCGTCGATCATGGCGTCGTAGACCCCGCCGAGCACGAAGAACCGGATCGACACCGCCGACGCGCGCGCCTTTGCCTGGTTGGCAATCAGCGACGCGACCTGTTCCGGCGGCGCGATCGACGCGCACAGGCCGAACAGCGACGGGTACTCCACCGCCAGGTCCACGGCGCCATACCCGGCGAGCGAGCTGCCCAAAATGATGCGGTGGTCGGGCGCCGGAAACGTCCTGAATCGCTTGTCAACCAAGGGCACCAGCTCCGACGACATGAAGGCGCGCCACTTCGGGTTGCGCGAGTACTCCTCCTGCCGATCGCCGGGCTCCGAGAACACCGCGATTACCGGCGGAATGGCCCTTCGCGCGATCAGCCGGTCGAGCACGCGCGGGACATCCATCTTCTCGACGTAGTTAGCGCCGTCGAGCACGTAGATGACAGGATACAGCGTGTCGGTGGCGGCGGCGCCTGCCCCGAGCGCAGTCGAGGGGTAGCCGGGCGGGAGGTAGAACCACACGCGGCGTGGGCCGCCGAGCGATCGCGACGTCACCGTCTCGGCGATCAGCTCTCCGGCCGGCACCGGAGCGGTGTCGTCCACCTCCGGCTGCGCCTCCCAGAACGGCATGCGGATCTCCGAGCGCGGCCCGGCATAGGCCTGCACCGTGCGCGGGTTCAGCGGGTCGGCGACCGTGTCCTTGTCGAAGAAGAACACATACTCCGCGCGCGCGTTGGTGTACGAGGTTCCCTCGAGGTACGACCAGCTCGTGCCGTCGATCCGGGTCATCTTGCCGATCGCCATGTCGTAACCCTGCGGCGTCGCGGCCCAGGCGTTGAAGTCGCCGACAACCCGAGGCGTGACCCCGTTGACGTCCTTGGCGAAAAACACGAGGCGGGTCTGGTTTTCGATGACCGGCGTGCCGCCCTTCGCGGCCACGAAGCGTTCGACGGCGGCCTCGCGCTGATCCGAGTCGAGGTCCGGTAGCTGTCGCTTGAGCGCCGTCCACGTTTGCGGCTCGCCCGCGCAACCGATCAGGGTCAGTGCCAGCAGCACCAATAGCGCCTTAGGCACTCTTGGCACCTTTGCCCCCCTGTCCTTCGACAATCAGCTGCCCGCAGGCGGCCCGAATGTCGCGTCCCCGGCTCTTGCGCACCGACACGTTCAGCCCGCGGTCGGCCAGGATCTTCGCGAACGTGTTGATGGCCTCGTCAGATGGCCGCTCGAACGGGATGCCCGGCGCGGCGTTGAGGGGCAGCAGGTTGACCTTGGCCTTGACGCCCGACAACACCTTCACCAGCTTGCGTGCGTCCTGCGGCGAGTCGTTCACGCCGGCCAGCATCACGTACTCGAACATGATGCGGCGGCGCTTGCTGAGCGGGAACCGCTTGCAGGCGTCGATCACGTCCTGCATCGAGTATTTCTTGTTCAAGGGCACGATCGCCGCGCGCGTTTCCTCGGTGGCGGCGTGGAGCGACACGGCCAGGTTGGGCATCAGCTCTTCGCCGGCCAGCTTGTCCATCATCGGCACCAGGCCCACGGTCGAGAGCGTGACCCGCTTCGGGTGGAGCGCCAGGCCTTCCTTCTCGTTCAGCATCCGCAACGCCTTCATCGTCGAGTCGTAGTTGTGCAGCGGCTCCCCCATGCCCATCAGCACGATGTTGAACGACTTGTCGAGCAGGTCCAGCGACTGGGCGAGCAGCCGCACCTGTGCGGTGATCTCCGCCGCCGACAGGTTGCGAATCAGGCCCATCTTGCCGGTGAGGCAGAACGCGCAGCCCATCGCGCAGCCCACCTGCGTGGACACACAGAAGGTCTGCGCGGGCGTGTCCGGGATGAACACCGACTCGATCAGCCGTCCATCCGCCATCTTGAGGACGAACTTCTGCGTGCCGTCTGAAGAGATGTCGCGCTTGACAATGGCCGGGATCGAGACCGTGGCCTTTTCGACCAGCGCCGCCCGCAGCTCCTGGCCCAGATCCGTCATCTGCGCGAAGTCGGTGACGCCGCGCCGCCAGATCCAGCGGTAGATCTGCTTGGCGTGAAAGCGCTTGTGGCCGAGCGACTCGACGAACGACTCGAGGTCGCTCAACTCCATGCCGGCAAGGTCCACGCGCTCTGGCGCCATCCTCCCAGTGTAGCGAAGTTGAATCTGCGGCCGTTTTGAATCTGCGGCCCGGCCATTGGCTTACTGCATGAAACGGGCGCGAACCGAGGCCAGCGTCCGCGTCATCGACTCGCGGGCCGTGCTGTTGACGATCGGGCGGATCAGCGCGCCGATGATGGGCGGCAGGTCGCGGCTGAGCGTCAGCGACTCAATCTCCACGATCACGCCGTCTCCCGCCTGCTGGTAGCGCCAGTAGGAGTTGAGCCGCCACATGTAACCGTGGTCGTTCCCTTCAGGAAGGGCCCGCTCCTGCGGCGTGCCGGCATTCTCGATCTCGACGATGCGCGTCGAGATGCTGTTGCTGTAGGCGCGATCCGGCGAGAGGCGGTGGTAGTCCACGTCGTACTCGGTGTCGTAGACCACCGTCACGAACTTGGTGCGGCGCAGCCGGAGGAACACCTTCTGCGAATCCCCATCCCGCGCCACCACGCGGGACGACAGGACATCCTCCTGCTTGTGCTTGTCGGACTGCGGTTCCTGCAGCACCTTCAGCAGCAGGTCCAGCGACACCTTGGGAACGAACACGGTGCCGCGCCAGTGGTTGATCAGGCCGCCTTCGATGGCAATCTCGCTCGCCGAGTCGTCTCGCGCCACGCCGCGCGTCACCACAACCTCGCCCCGGCGCAGCGCCGCCATCGTCCTGGCCTGCTGCGCCGCCGGCTGCCGATCGATGTCGAGGAACGGGCCGGGTTCGCGCAGCTCCTTGCCGATGCGCGCCTCGACCGCGGCGACGTAGCGCGCGAAGCCTTGCGCCGTTTTCAGTTGCAGAATTGCTTCCAGCGTGTCCGCGGAAGCGGTGGTGGCGATCGCCGCCAGCCCGGCCACGACCATGGCGCGGCACACATTTCCCGTCATCGTCGCGTCGTCTCCTGGAGGTACAACGCGCGCGCATTCACGCCGCTGGTGATGACAAAGGTCATGGCCATCCCGGCGATGCCAAAGATACCTCCGAGATCGAACAAACGGACCTCGAAAAGTTCAAAGGGCCTGACGATGGGAGCGGCGATCAGGGCGACGGCGCCCGCCGCCAGCACGAGGCGCAATTCGGTCGGCCCGACGCCGAGAAACGCCATCTTGAAGATGCCCCGGGCATGGGTGGCCAGGTAGGCCTCGGCCGACACCAGGAAGAACGCCGCGACGACCAGCGCGGCAATGAGCGGGCTCATGTGTCCCGACGCGGCAATTCCGGCGAACAGCATGGCGGTGCCGGCCAGGTCGATCACGTGGTCCACGTAGTAGCCGTAGCGGGGCCGCAGCTGGTTGCGGACGCGCGCGACCGTGCCGTCGAGGCTGTCGCCGAACCAGTTGAGGGCCAGACTGATGGCCACAAGGCCCGCACCAGCAACGGGATCCGACCGGGTGAGCCAGAAGGACGCGCCGGCGCCGGCCATGGCCGCCAGCCCGAGCGCCGAGAGGTGATCGGAGTGAACCCAGCGGGGCAGGCGCTCGGCAATCCAGATCAGCAGACGTTTTTCAGACGCCGCGAGCAAGCTCTTGTGCAGACGAACGTGGGTGGCGGTTGGCATTTCGAAATCTCCCTCACTTCGAAATGTGCAAATGGCGCCCAAAGCGGCTCAAGTGATATGATCTCGAAGTAACTCTTTCTGCCGTAACCACTTAATCTGCGGCAGGTTCCCACGTGTCCGAGCCCAATATCCGTCGCGCCGTGCTTGCCAACGGTGTCCGTCTTGCCACCGAGCGGATGCCGCACGTGCGATCGGTGGCCATCGGCATCTGGCTCACCCGCGGGTCGCGTCATGAACCGCCGGAGAACATGGGCATCGCGCACTTCGTCGAGCACATGCTCTTCAAGGGCACGCCCACGCGATCCGCGGAAGAAATTGCGCAGCAGGTGGATTCGATCGGCGGCCAGATCGACGCCTTCACCTCGAAGGAATACGCCGGCTACTACCTGAAGGTGCTCGACGAGCACCTGCCGCTCGCCGTCGAGATTCTCGCCGACCTGATCAGCAACCCGCTGTTCGACGAAGAGGACATCGAGAAAGAGAAGAAGGTCATTCTCGAAGAGATCAAGATGGTCGAGGACACCCCCGACGATCTGGTCCACGAAATCTTCGCGGAAGGCTTCTGGTTCGACCATCCGCTGGGCCGCCCCATTCTCGGCACGCCGGCCAGCGTCCAGGCCCTCGATCGCGCCACGCTCAAGCGCTACTTCGCCAACACCTACGTCGCCGGGAACTTCGTCGTCGTCGCGGTCGGCAACCTCGAGCACGACAACGTGCAGGGCCTGCTCGAGCGCGCGCTGGCGAACATTCCGCATCACGGCCCGGCCGCGGAGCAGACGGCGCCGGTCGTCGCGTCCACGATCCAGATCCGGAAGAAGGAGCTCGAACAGAGCCACGTCGTGTTCGGCACGCCGGCCCTCCCGCAGCACCATCCGGAACGCTACGCGGGCTACGCGCTCAACACGACGCTGGGTGGTTCCATGAGCTCGCGCCTGTTCCAGAACGTCCGCGAGAAGCGCGGGCTGGCCTACGCGGTGTTTTCAGGACTCTCGGCCTACCAGGACTCCGGCGCCTTGAGCATTTATGCCGGCTGCTCCAACTCCGCGGTGGCCGAGCTGATCGACGTGGTGGTCGCCGAGATTCGCCAGATGAAGGCCGGTGGCCTCGACCCGGTGGAGTTGCGGCGCGCCAAGGATCATCTCAAGGGCTCGCTGATGCTCGGGCTCGAAAGCACGTCGAGCCGGATGTCGCACCTCGCCCGGCAGGAAATGTACCGGGACCGCACCGACGGCCTCGATGAGATGCTGGCGTCGATCGAGCGCGTGACGGCAGAGGACGTGCTGAGGCTGGCCGATCGCTTTTTCGTCAATGGGTCGCTCGCGGTTACCGTGCTCGGGAACGTGAACGGCCTGAAGGTTACACAGGACAGCTTGGCACTATGAGGGCGCAACGCTGATGGCTGAGGGTCGAAGCTGACATGATTCAGCGTTACACCAACCCCGAAATGGGTCGCATCTGGAGCGAGCAGCGCAAGTACGAAAGCTGGCTCCAGGTGGAAATCGCGGCGGCCGAGGCCATGGCCGAGGCCGGCATCATCCCCGTCGAGGCGGCCCGGGACCTGCGGGCGAAGGGCGCCTTCGACATCGCACGCATCGACGAAATCGAGAAGGTCACCCAGCACGACGTCATCGCCTTCACCACCTCGGTGGCCGAGAAGGTCGGGCCGTCGGCCCGCTGGCTCCACTTCGGCCTCACCTCATCCGACGTCGTGGACACCGCGCAGGCGCTGCAGATGGTCGAAGCCTGCGACCTCATCCTGAAAGACATGGCGGGACTTGCCGAGGCCATCAAGATCCGCGCCGCCGAGCACAAGCACACGCCGATGATCGGGCGGACGCACGGCGTGCATGCCGAGGTGATGACCTTCGGCTTGAAGCTGGCGCTGTGGTACGCCGACCTCGGCCGCTCGGTCGAGCGCGTGCGGCGGGCGCGCGACGGCGTGCGCGTCGGCATGATTTCGGGCGCCGTCGGCACGTTTGCGCATCTCGATCCCTCGATCGAGGAGGCGGTCTGTCGCCGGCTCGGCCTCGAGCCGGACGCGGTGTCGTCGCAGGTGATCCAGCGCGATCGCCACGCCGAGCTGATGAGCGCGATGGCCATCACCGCCGCCACGCTCGAGAAGTTCGCGCTCGAGATTCGCGGCCTGCAGAAGACCGAGATCGGCGAGGTCGAAGAGCCGTTCGGCAAGGGGCAGAAGGGCTCGTCGGCGATGCCGCACAAGCGCAACCCGATCGGCTGCGAGCAGATCGTCGGCCTGGCCCGCCTGCTGCGCGGCAACGCCATGGCCGCCTTCGAGAACGTGGCGCTGTGGCACGAACGCGACATCTCGCACTCGTCGGTCGAGCGCGTGATCCTGCCCGACAGCTTCATCGCCCTCGATCACATGCTCCGCCGCTTTACCCGCATCGTGACCGGCATGGTGGTGTATCCCGGGCGCATGCTCGAGAACCTGAACCGCTCGCGCGGCGTGGTGTTTTCGGGGCAGGTCCTGCTGGAGCTGGCGCGCCACGGCGTCTCGCGCGAGCAGGCCTACGAGTGGGTGCAGCGCAACGCCATGCGCTCGTTCCACGAGCACACCGACTTCAAGCCGCTGCTGCTGGCCGATGACGACATCGGCAAGGTGCTGCCGGCGGCCGAGATTGAAAAGGCGTTCGACTTGAAGGAGCAGCTCCGCAACGTCGACACCGTGTTTTCACGTGTCTTTGGAGGATAACGAATGCGTGCCCGTGTCTATGTGACCCTGAAACCCTCGGTGTTCGATCCACAGGGCCGCGTGGTGGCTGACGCGCTCGTCACGCTCGGCTACCAGGACGTGCAGGACGTGCGGCAAGGCAAGTTCTTCGAGGTCGAGCTCGCTGCCGCCGACGCCGCCACGGCCAAGGCCCGGGTCACCGAGATGGCCGACAAGCTGCTCGCCAACCCGGTAATCGAGAGCTATCGCGTCGAGGTCTTCGAATGAAGTTCTCGGTCGTCGTGTTTCCCGGGTCGAACTCGGACTACGACGCGTTCTACGCCGCCTCGCACGTGCTCGGGGAAGACGCCGCGCTGGTGTGGCACAAGGACACCGACCTGCAGGGCGCCGACGTGGTGATTCTCCCCGGCGGCTTCGCC contains:
- the purS gene encoding phosphoribosylformylglycinamidine synthase subunit PurS, translated to MRARVYVTLKPSVFDPQGRVVADALVTLGYQDVQDVRQGKFFEVELAAADAATAKARVTEMADKLLANPVIESYRVEVFE
- the purB gene encoding adenylosuccinate lyase, translated to MIQRYTNPEMGRIWSEQRKYESWLQVEIAAAEAMAEAGIIPVEAARDLRAKGAFDIARIDEIEKVTQHDVIAFTTSVAEKVGPSARWLHFGLTSSDVVDTAQALQMVEACDLILKDMAGLAEAIKIRAAEHKHTPMIGRTHGVHAEVMTFGLKLALWYADLGRSVERVRRARDGVRVGMISGAVGTFAHLDPSIEEAVCRRLGLEPDAVSSQVIQRDRHAELMSAMAITAATLEKFALEIRGLQKTEIGEVEEPFGKGQKGSSAMPHKRNPIGCEQIVGLARLLRGNAMAAFENVALWHERDISHSSVERVILPDSFIALDHMLRRFTRIVTGMVVYPGRMLENLNRSRGVVFSGQVLLELARHGVSREQAYEWVQRNAMRSFHEHTDFKPLLLADDDIGKVLPAAEIEKAFDLKEQLRNVDTVFSRVFGG